From the genome of Nicotiana sylvestris chromosome 1, ASM39365v2, whole genome shotgun sequence:
atatcaccaatatcacattaagcttgtacggatcagacttgaaagaaaatttagaacaaaacttcctataatctctgtcatcatagagtcttatgatccccattctatgggaactgccatgaccaacggaacacattccgtcttcatcaaccttgtcactctcaattaaacttcttttcctcatggaaaatgaagtacaaaattactctataagctcttcttttatctacttagaaaatactaaattcctacctacaccatcactatttgaaacacatgtcattgccttctcatcatcattgtcgctaatgagaagaacaattaaaggcacactttgccaggtactgtgtcttagttattcttggtggaagttctattgcatgtctaataacgtcatcaacctcttctaataatcctccggcaatctaaaattccaaaacataaactaaaagttcaattcatatcctaaaccttcaattcatatccacaaaagttcaagtcatatcctaaaggttcaactcatatcgtaaaaagttcaagtcatatcgtaaaatttcaatttatatcgtacaagttcaattcacaagaacaaaacctaaaaactaaaagttcatcaattcttatcctacgagtttaaacataaactaaaagttcaatttatatcctaaaggtttaattcatatccacaaaagttcaagtcatatcctaaaaattctatttatatcctaaaaattcaactcatatcctaaaagtttcaatttatatcctacaagttcaattcacaagaacaaaacctaaaaattaaaagttatattcatatcctacgagtttaaacataaactaaaacttcaagtcatatcctaaaggttcaatacatatgctaaaggttcaatttatttcctaaaagttcaactcatatcctaaaagttttaattcatatcctaaaaagttcaagtcatacataaaagcttcaatttatatcctacaagttcaattcacaagaacaaaacctaaaaactaaaagttatattcatatcttacgagtttaaacataaactaaaacttcaagtcatatcctaaaggttcaatacatatcctaaaggttcaatttatttcctaaaagttcaactcatatcctaaaagtttcaactcatatcgtaaaaagttcaagtcatacataaaagcttcaatttatatcgtacaagttcaattcacaagaacaaaacctaaaaactaaaagttcatcaattcttatcctacgagtttaaacataaactaaaagttcaatttatatcctaacggttcaattcatatccacaaaagttcaagtcatatcctaaaatttctatttatatcctaaaaattcaactcatatcctaaaagtttcaattcatatcctaaaaattcaattcacaagaacaaaacctaaaaactaaaagttatattcatatcctacgagtttaaacataaactaaaagttcaagtcatatcctaaaggttcaatacatatgctaaaggttcaatttatttcctaaaagttcaactcatatcctaaaagtttcaattcatatcctaaaaagttcaagtcatacataaaagcttcaatttatatcctacaagttcaattcacaagaacaaaacctaaaaactaaaagttatattcatatcttacgagtttaaacataaactaaaacttcaagtcatatcctaaaggttcaatacatatcctaaaggttcaatttatttcctaaaagttcaactcatatcctaaaagtttcaactcatatcgtaaaaagttcaagtcatacataaaagcttcaatttatatcgtacaagttcaattcacaagaacaaaacctaaaaactaaaagttcatcaattcttatcctacgagtttaaacataaactaaaagttcaatttatatcctaaaggttcaattcatatccacaaaagttcaagtcatatcctaaaatttctatttatatcctaaaaattcaactcatatcctaaaagtttcaattcatatcctaaaaattcaattcacaagaacaaaacctaaaaactaaaagttatattcatatcctacgagtttaaacataaactaaaagttcaagtcatatcctaaaggttcaatacatatgctaaaggttcaatttatttcctaaaagttcaactcatatcctaaaagtttcaattcatatcctaaaaagttcaagtcatacataaaagcttcaatttatatcctacaagttcaattcacaagaacaaaacctaaaaattaaaagttatattcatatcttacgagtttaaacataaactaaaagttcaagtcatatcctaaaggttcaatacatatgctaaaggttcaatttatttcctaaaagttcaactcatatcctaaaagtttcaattcatatcctaaaaagttcaagtcatacataaaagcttcaatttatatcctacaagttcaattcacaagaacaaaacctaaaaactaaaagttatattcatatcttacgagtttaagcataaactaaaatttcaagtcatatcctaaaggttcaatacatatcctaaaggttcaatttatttcccaaaagttcaactcatatcctaaaagtttcaattcatatcctaaaaagttcaagtcatacataaaagcttcaatttatatcgtacaagttcaattcacaagaacaaaacctaaaaactaaaagttcatcaattcttatcctacgagtttaaacataaactaaaagttcaatttatatcctaaaggttcaattcatatccacaaaagttcaagtcatatcctaaaatttctatttatatcctaaaaattcaactcatatcctaaaagtttcaatttatatcctacaagttcaattcacaagaacaaaacctaaaaactaaaagttatattcatatcctacgagtttaaacataaactaaaagttcaagtcatatcctaaaggttcaatacatatgctaaaggttcaatttatttcctaaaagttcaactcatatcctaaaagtttcaattcatatcctaaaaattcaactcatacataaaagcttcaatttatatcctacaagttcaattcacaagaacaaaacctaaaaactaaaagttatattcatatcttacgagtttaaacataaactaaaacttcaagtcatatcctaaaggttcaatacatatcctaaaggttcaatttatttcctaaaagttcaactcatatcctaaaagtttcaactcatatcgtaaaaagttcaagtcatacataaaagcttcaatttatatcgtacaagttcaattcacaagaacaaaacctaaaaactaaaagttcatcaattcttatcctacgagtttaaacataaactaaaagttcaatttatatcctaaaggttcaattcatatccacaaaagttcaagtcatatcctaaaatttctatttatatcctaaaaattcaactcatatcctaaaagtttcaattcatatcctaaaaattcaactcatatcctaaaagtttcaatttatatcctagatttctataaaccctagatttttataaaatgttaaataatgataaatacaacctaaaccctaggtttctataaaatacaatgttaaataatcaattgaaatactagtcatttgaaactaattcatagctaataaacaaaacattataagcttacacaaaagatataaattgtaattataacctagaatttttaggaggtggagaaggagagagacGCAGCAGCGGCAGAGGCGACACGACGGGACGACGACAGCTGGGCGGTGGTCGTTGGTGGCATGGGTGGGGCATCTGGTGCTGGGGGTTGGAAGGGGGGGGGAgggttgagtgtgagagagaaaagagagattttgggaaatttttagaaagaatgggaggggatcccggttttgacactctggaattaaaaatagcgaccacagttggtcgctattttgttaggtaaatcagttttgaatttttagaaatagctaccaaagttggtcgctatttctaaaaaaaattatattactcttaattcaatttaaaattatatatatatgtagtataaatttaggattttaattcaatttaagctatatatatatatatataagctatattcgatataatactacctaatacacttatacttagtgcatagtataacgtaagtatatatattatatatatgtatatatacataagctatattcgatatagtattacctaatacacttatacttggtgcatagtatagcgtaagtatatatatatatatatatatatatatatatatatatatatatatatatatataagctctATTCTATATagtatgacctaatacacttatactcagtgcatagtatagcgtaagtatatatatatattatatatatataagttatattcgatataatactacctaatacacttatacttagtgcatagtatagcgtaagtatatatagtatatatataagctatattcgatacagtattacctaatacacttatacttagtgcatagtatagcgtaagtgtatatattatatgtatataagctatattcgatacagtatgacctaatacacttatacgcagtgcatagtatagcgtaagtatatatatattatatatatatataagctatattcgatacagtatgacctaatacacttatactcagtgcatagtatagcataagtatatatatatatatatatatattatatatataagctatattcgatataatactacctaatacacttatacttagtgcatagtatagcgtaagcatatatattatatatatatatatatatatatatataagctatattcgatacagtactacttaatacacttatactcagtgcatagtatagggtaagtatatatattatatatatatatatatatatatatatatatatatatataagctatattcgatacagtattacctaatacacttatacgcagtgcatagtatagcgtaagtatatatatattatatatatatataatctatattcgatacagtattacctaatacacttatacttagtgcatagtatagcgtaagtatatatattatatatgtaagctatattcgatataatattacctaatagacttatactcagtgcataatatagcgtaagtatatattttatatatatatatatatatatatatatatatatatatatatagagagagagagagagagagagagagacacgcACGATTCatagtactattcatcccttgtattacaaaagtattaacggcttatatttatattatttagatagtaaatacaaaagtgatttttaattttgaccattgttgacctgaatagagaccaactttggtcgctatttattcaagaatttagtttagcgaccaaagttggtcgctatatttaaatcagatttaattatatttcatataatatttaaattaataatataattattaaaataactgGGCCCCATTtaagcgatcaaagttggtcggtatctgCCTACCCTTTAAGTAGCAACCAACGTTGGTCGtcatttttatattatatatatttatattttataatttttttaaaataataatataattattaaaattttgtaggtgggtcccactttagcgaccaacattggtcactAATCTCAGTAAATGTTTGACCAAGAAAGTCTGACCAGTCCAATCAACATTTTGACTAATATAGCAACCAAGTAGCGACCAAtcttggtcgctattttgtttcttttatttattttattattttcgctagtttagcgaccaactttggtcgctttttcccacagaccaattttggtcgctaaattttggtcgcttttttccggatttctagtagtgaatcCAGATGCCCCAATTGCTGCCTTTAGGTAAGGACGATGATGAAGTCCAGTTACTTTCCCATATACTGCACTCTACCACTTCATGATCATGGTTTCTACTGAATCTTAATTCAAAGGAGGtcaactacaacaacaacaaaaaacccagtAATCTCACGAGTGGGGTCTGCGgaaggtagtatgtacgcagaccttatccctaccttgtgGAGGTAGAGAGGCGATTTCCGATAGACCTTAGGCTCAGGAAAAACATAGTTACAGCATAGTGgaaacgaaaaaaagaaaaaaggaggtCTTCTATATGCATTAAAAAGCATGCTCCAAGTTAGTTTATTACAATTACGAAGTTATGATAATGGACAATAATTATCAAATAAAAACCGTGAATTAATTGCAATAAGACACCTTTTCCTGCTATTCGTTCAACTGGAATTTTATAATAAGGCAAGATATTGAGGATGACGTGGAAAATGCCTCACAATGAAGAGGTCCTTCAGAAATTTTTAGCGGAGTTCTTCCACTGAGGCATAAGTGGATTCTCTGGCATATACGATACCAGAAAAGAAGGCCATCATAGATATGATAGAGGTCTGAACAAGAAGTTGGATTTCCTGTTTGGAATCTCAAGTCTTTGCTTACTCTTTTCTACACATGGTTGCCTTCCTAATAATGATATTTTTGACAGATATCACTCACTTTGCACATACAATGGCGAGGACGACTTGTTCAGTTCTGACTTTAGTGATGACCAGCTGAAGCAAAGACGGGGGCACATGTCTAACACTCCTTGTCAGGTTGAGACCAAAGTCCCTTCAATTCTCGAAAGCTAATTTTCCTTTTAGTTTACTATGTAGAAAAACTTTAGTTTAGGTCCGAGCAATTTATGTTACTTTTTTAAGTGTTACATGGCAAAAGAAAGAAACAGACATGGTGAATTTCATGGTGAATTTCCTGGATAAAATGTCCCTCTTGACATTTTCCACTTAGGCCTAGAAATTTCAATCTGCTTACAAGGACAAAATGGCAGGTTCTGATTCTCACCTATTCTCTGCAGGTTATATTTTCCATGGGTGACGAGTACGTTCCAGATTATGTTGACAAGAAAGCGTTGGTTGATAGGCAAGCACAAAACCTTATACAGTTTGTGATGATCTCAGTGCAGTAATGCTTTTTTATGTGTTTTCTCATACATTTATCCTCATGATTACTGGACCATAGTTCTTGTCAACGCATTTTTTAACTTGGTGCAGATTGTGTAGAGCAATGGGTGGTGCTGAAAAAGTTGAAATTGAACATGGGAACCATTCTCTATCTAACAGAGTTGCTGAAGCTGTTGAAGCCATAATGAGCTTCGTCAAGCGAGAAGGTCCGAGCGGGTGGGATGATCCATGGAACTAAACGGGTTGATCCTGCAACTTGAATGAATTATTTTGCCTTTACATTCTTTATTTCTATGTATCCTATCAGTTACATGTACACTGCAGATTGAGGAAAGTACAATATTATTTGTCTTTAGCTAGCGAATGGTAGGCTAGAAGAGCATATCATTTCTTTCCATTCTTTTGTCATGAATTTTGGAATTGATTCTTCGCAAGATTGGAAATTAGCAATGGGAATTGAAAATTTATCTTTCTTTTATTGGAGTAATTTTGTGGATTCTTGGATCTGAACATTTTTATTGTAAAAGGTTGTGCTGTCATGTATATTTATTCCGGAAAGAAAGCACAATCGtgcttttctttaattatttgacATGTACTTTTGATTTGTTAGTTTGCTACATTTGTTTGTGTCTAGTTTCTAGCTTGGATAGTTTCTCGgtgtaaaagaaaaagaaaaatttgtaTATGTTCTT
Proteins encoded in this window:
- the LOC104223133 gene encoding uncharacterized protein isoform X2; this translates as MRTNAACSRAVYVQPYCRYHSLCTYNGEDDLFSSDFSDDQLKQRRGHMSNTPCQVIFSMGDEYVPDYVDKKALVDRLCRAMGGAEKVEIEHGNHSLSNRVAEAVEAIMSFVKREGPSGWDDPWN
- the LOC104223133 gene encoding uncharacterized protein isoform X1; amino-acid sequence: MLQSSIRAAILQAPVSDREYKATLPDTASMIDLASNMISEGRESELMPRYHSLCTYNGEDDLFSSDFSDDQLKQRRGHMSNTPCQVIFSMGDEYVPDYVDKKALVDRLCRAMGGAEKVEIEHGNHSLSNRVAEAVEAIMSFVKREGPSGWDDPWN